The following coding sequences are from one Fibrobacter sp. UBA4297 window:
- a CDS encoding TIGR01440 family protein codes for MAGITYEIDDKNIVEQIKSDAMNVAAELTEVAHLKKGDIVVVGCSTSETLGNQVGSHSVPEVGKAIYDGLQSVFGTKGIYIAAQCCEHLNRAIIIEHEAVPNAEIVNVVPQPKAGGSFATACYASFKAPVALEHIKANAGIDIGGTLIGMHLREVAVPVRLKQNHIGKAIIIAARTRPKFIGGERAHYNDALKDGYPEF; via the coding sequence ATGGCAGGTATTACTTACGAAATTGACGACAAGAACATTGTTGAACAAATCAAGTCTGATGCCATGAATGTCGCAGCAGAACTCACAGAAGTCGCCCACCTCAAAAAAGGCGATATCGTCGTTGTCGGCTGCAGCACCAGCGAAACACTCGGAAACCAGGTCGGGAGCCATTCCGTCCCGGAAGTCGGCAAAGCGATTTATGACGGGCTTCAAAGCGTCTTTGGCACAAAAGGCATCTATATTGCCGCCCAATGCTGTGAACACCTGAACCGCGCCATCATCATCGAACACGAAGCCGTCCCGAATGCTGAAATCGTAAACGTCGTTCCACAGCCAAAAGCCGGTGGCTCCTTTGCTACCGCTTGCTACGCAAGCTTCAAGGCTCCCGTTGCGCTCGAGCATATCAAGGCAAACGCTGGTATCGACATCGGCGGGACCCTTATCGGCATGCACCTCCGCGAAGTCGCCGTCCCCGTGCGCCTAAAGCAGAACCACATCGGCAAGGCGATTATCATTGCCGCACGCACCCGCCCCAAGTTCATCGGCGGTGAACGCGCTCACTACAACGATGCGCTCAAGGACGGGTATCCCGAGTTCTAG